A genomic window from Lycium barbarum isolate Lr01 chromosome 4, ASM1917538v2, whole genome shotgun sequence includes:
- the LOC132636316 gene encoding L-aspartate oxidase 2-a, chloroplastic: MATGIASGSGRLHLREPVYWRNSYGKAHCHSNKILKGMQNQIPWSSWISKLLQVDRSNYSQCQVKTNWKSHRGTIKSCQREGPTRYFDFAVIGSGIAGLRYALEVAKHGTVAVITKAEPHESNTNYAQGGVSAVLCPSDSVESHMQDTIVAGAYLCDEETVRVVCTEGPERIRELIAMGASFDHGEDGNLHLAREGGHSHRRIVHAADMTGREIERALLDAVVKDPNIFVFQHHFAVDLLTTQDDSEIVCHGVDTINTETHEVIRFISKVTLLASGGAGHIYPSTTNPPVATGDGMAMAHRAQAVISNMEFVQFHPTALADQGLPIRPSNTRENAFLITEAVRGDGGILYNLDMERFMPLYDERAELAPRDVVARSIDDQLKKRGEEYVLLDISHKPKEKVLSHFPNIAAECLRYGLDITQQPIPVVPAAHYMCGGVRAGLDGETNVRGLYVAGEVACTGLHGANRLASNSLAEALVFARRAVQPSIDHMNMSKINHGASSWWARPVAPVLLGDIVLNKVIRRTREVRKELQSVMWEYVGIVRSTSRLTLAEKRIKELELKWETYLFQHGWEPTMVGLEACEMRNLFCCAKLVVSSALSRHESRGLHYTIDFPHVEESKRLPTVIFPSQRNSSWSSRQLHKQQIC; this comes from the exons ATGGCAACTGGTATAGCTTCAGGAAGCGGACGGTTACATTTGAGGGAGCCTGTCTACTGGAGGAATAGCTATGGAAAAGCTCACTGTCATTCCAATAAGATCCTGAAGGGCATGCAAAACCAAATCCCTTG GTCTTCTTGGATTTCCAAACTCTTGCAAGTTGATAGAAGTAACTATTCACAATGTCAAGTAAAAACAAACTGGAAGTCTCACAGAGGAACAATCAAATCATGCCAGAGAGAAGGCCCGACTAGGTATTTCGATTTTGCTGTGATTGGTAGTGGAATTGCTGGCCTTCGCTATGCTCTTGAGGTTGCCAAACATGGAACTGTGGCTGTGATAACCAAGGCCGAGCCTCATGAGAGTAACACTAATTATGCTCAAGGTGGTGTAAGTGCTGTGCTCTGCCCTTCGGATTCAGTGGAGAGCCATATGCAAGATACAATTGTGGCAGGTGCTTACCTCTGTGATGAGGAGACTGTTAGA GTTGTGTGTACTGAAGGACCTGAGAGAATTAGAGAACTGATCGCTATGGGTGCTTCGTTCGATCATGGGGAAGATGGAAATCTGCATCTAGCCAGGGAAGGGGGGCACTCCCATCGTCGAATTGTTCATGCTGCTGATATGACAGGCAGAGAGATAGAAAGGGCCCTATTAGATGCAGTTGTTAAGGATCCTAATATATTTGTGTTTCAACACCATTTTGCTGTAGATTTGTTGACCACTCAG GATGATTCTGAAATAGTTTGTCATGGAGTTGATACTATAAACACGGAAACACATGAG GTCATAAGATTCATTTCAAAAGTGACTTTGCTGGCATCAGGTGGAGCTGGGCATATCTATCCAAGTACTACTAATCCACCG GTTGCCACTGGAGATGGAATGGCTATGGCTCATCGAGCTCAAGCTGTAATTTCCAACATGGA GTTTGTGCAATTCCACCCGACTGCCTTAGCTGATCAAGGCCTTCCCATCAGACCATCAAATACCAGAGAGAATGCTTTTCTGATAACTGAAGCTGTTAGAGGTGACGGAGGCATCCTTTACAACTTAGATATGGAGAGATTTATGCCATTGTATGATGAAAGAGCAGAGCTTGCCCCGAGAGATGTGGTAGCAAGAAGTATAGATGACCAGCTCAAAAAGCGTGGCGAAGAGTATGTTCTTCTTGATATCAGTCACAAGCCTAAAGAGAAGGTTCTTTCTCATTTTCCTAATATAGCTGCTGAGTGTCTCCGCTATGGGTTAGACATAACACAGCAACCGATTCCGGTGGTCCCCGCTGCTCACTACATGTGTGGTGGAGTCCGTGCTGGGCTCGACGGTGAGACTAATGTACGGGGTCTTTATGTGGCAGGTGAAGTTGCATGTACTGGTTTGCATGGTGCGAACCGACTTGCTAGCAACTCGTTAGCTGAAGCACTAGTGTTTGCACGAAGAGCTGTACAGCCTTCAATTGATCACATGAACATGTCTAAAATTAATCACGGTGCTTCAAGTTGGTGGGCCCGGCCTGTAGCCCCCGTGTTACTAGGAGATATTGTACTTAACAAAGTCATTCGTCGGACAAGGGAAGTGAGGAAAGAATTGCAGTCAGTCATGTGGGAGTATGTTGGAATTGTTAGGTCTACCTCAAGACTAACCCTTGCAGAGAAGAGAATTAAAGAGTTGGAGTTGAAATGGGAAACATATCTATTTCAGCATGGCTGGGAACCGACCATGGTTGGATTAGAGGCTTGTGAGATGAGGAATCTCTTCTGTTGTGCCAAGCTGGTAGTTAGCAGTGCTCTTTCCCGACACGAGAGTCGCGGGCTTCATTACACCATTGATTTTCCTCACGTCGAGGAAAGCAAGAGGTTGCCAACGGTCATTTTTCCTTCACAGCGAAATAGCTCATGGAGCTCGCGGCAATTACACAAGCAGCAGATATGTTAG